A stretch of Gemmatimonadaceae bacterium DNA encodes these proteins:
- the galA gene encoding beta-galactosidase GalA codes for MRKFTRRDALKSGLIVAGGALLGKTVGRLDGMTVEDASQASEVPSYSPAVLPPYSSSPRDRLLLDFDWRFHLGHAADPALDFGFGRGNDGAFAKTGWFFAPGRPDFDASAWRAVDLPHDWAVELPFVDDRELTSHGFKPIGRAYPATSIGWYRKVFAIPAADAGRRLWLEFDGVYRNAIVTFNDAYLTTAVSGYAPFRLDVTDLVRYGGDNVLALRVDATEEEGWFYEGAGIYRHVWLVKTAPLHVPQWGQYVTADVNGRQARVHLRTDVVNDDDHDARCTVVSRIMDADGVVRATASTASHVPAWGRVTVDQQAVLADAHRWSLESPYLYRVRTTIAVGGTPVDEYETPFGVRTMRFDADHGFFLNDRHVEIKGTCNHQDHAGVGSALPDRLQYYRIARLKEMGCNAYRTSHNPPTPELLDACDQLGMLVLDETRMFSSGPEALSEFERMIRRDRNHPSIFCWSIGNEEPTQGTDEGARIARTMKRVARRLDPMRPITEAMNGSWGTGLSAVVDVQGFNYGDGPRIDAFHSKFPKQWSMGTEVASTVSTRGIYANDKARGYVEAYDTQKPGWGATAEAWWTTYAARPFLAGGFVWTGFDYRGEPTPYAWPCINSHFGIMDTCGFAKDNFYYYQAWWGTKPVVHLFPHWNWSGEEGHEIEVWVHSNAEQVELFLNGASLSRQTVQPNTHLAWRVPYQPGTLEARGYVKGRVVASDTRATTGAPTAIQLVPDRTSIAADGEDLSVVEVRVVDAQGRMVPTADDKITFVISGAGRLLGVGNGDPSCHESDKQPVRSAFNGKCVAIVQASKSPGDLRITASASGLASGSAVVTSTAAVPRPSA; via the coding sequence ATGCGAAAGTTCACCAGACGCGATGCCCTGAAGAGCGGCCTGATCGTTGCCGGCGGTGCGTTGCTCGGCAAGACGGTAGGACGGTTGGATGGGATGACGGTCGAGGACGCTTCTCAAGCATCGGAAGTGCCGTCCTACTCGCCTGCCGTCCTGCCGCCCTACTCTTCAAGCCCCAGAGATCGCCTGTTATTGGACTTCGACTGGCGCTTCCACTTGGGCCACGCCGCCGATCCCGCACTGGACTTCGGCTTCGGGCGCGGCAACGACGGCGCGTTCGCCAAGACGGGGTGGTTCTTTGCCCCGGGCCGCCCCGACTTCGACGCGAGCGCCTGGCGCGCGGTCGATCTGCCGCACGACTGGGCGGTGGAGCTGCCGTTCGTGGACGACCGCGAACTCACCTCGCACGGCTTCAAGCCCATCGGCCGCGCATACCCCGCGACGAGCATCGGCTGGTACCGCAAGGTATTCGCCATACCCGCCGCCGACGCCGGCCGCCGGCTGTGGCTCGAGTTCGACGGCGTGTACCGGAACGCGATCGTCACCTTCAACGACGCCTACCTCACCACCGCGGTCAGCGGCTATGCGCCGTTCCGGCTGGACGTCACCGACCTCGTGCGGTACGGCGGCGACAACGTGCTCGCGCTCCGCGTGGACGCCACGGAGGAGGAAGGATGGTTCTACGAGGGCGCCGGCATCTACCGCCACGTGTGGCTGGTCAAGACTGCCCCGCTCCACGTGCCGCAGTGGGGCCAGTACGTGACCGCCGACGTGAACGGCCGCCAGGCGCGCGTGCATCTGCGCACCGACGTGGTCAATGACGACGACCACGACGCGCGGTGCACCGTGGTGTCGCGCATCATGGATGCCGACGGCGTCGTGCGAGCCACGGCCAGCACCGCGTCGCACGTGCCGGCCTGGGGACGCGTGACCGTCGATCAGCAGGCCGTGCTCGCCGACGCCCACCGGTGGTCGCTGGAGTCGCCCTATCTCTACCGCGTGCGGACGACGATCGCGGTCGGCGGCACTCCGGTGGACGAATACGAGACACCGTTCGGGGTTCGAACCATGCGCTTCGACGCCGACCACGGCTTCTTTCTCAACGACCGGCACGTCGAGATCAAAGGCACGTGCAACCACCAGGATCACGCCGGCGTGGGGTCCGCCCTGCCCGACCGCCTGCAGTACTACCGCATTGCTCGACTCAAGGAGATGGGGTGCAATGCCTATCGCACGTCGCACAACCCGCCCACGCCCGAGTTGCTCGACGCCTGCGACCAACTCGGCATGCTCGTGCTCGACGAGACGCGCATGTTCTCGTCAGGCCCCGAGGCACTGAGCGAATTCGAACGCATGATCCGCCGGGATCGCAATCACCCGAGCATCTTCTGCTGGTCCATCGGCAATGAGGAGCCCACCCAGGGCACCGACGAAGGCGCCCGCATCGCGCGAACCATGAAGCGCGTGGCCCGCCGCCTCGATCCCATGCGCCCCATCACCGAAGCCATGAATGGATCGTGGGGCACGGGCCTTTCCGCCGTGGTCGACGTGCAGGGGTTCAACTACGGCGACGGCCCGCGAATCGATGCGTTCCACTCCAAGTTTCCCAAACAGTGGTCCATGGGCACCGAGGTCGCGAGCACCGTGTCCACCCGCGGCATCTACGCCAACGACAAGGCGCGCGGCTACGTCGAAGCGTACGACACGCAGAAGCCCGGCTGGGGCGCCACCGCCGAAGCATGGTGGACGACGTATGCGGCGCGGCCGTTCCTGGCCGGCGGATTCGTCTGGACCGGCTTCGACTATCGCGGCGAGCCGACGCCCTACGCGTGGCCGTGCATCAACTCCCACTTCGGCATCATGGACACGTGCGGGTTCGCCAAGGACAACTTCTACTATTACCAGGCGTGGTGGGGCACGAAGCCGGTCGTGCATCTCTTCCCGCACTGGAACTGGTCCGGCGAGGAGGGGCACGAGATCGAGGTCTGGGTGCACAGCAACGCCGAGCAGGTGGAGCTGTTCCTCAATGGGGCGAGCCTCAGCCGCCAGACCGTGCAGCCCAACACGCACCTGGCATGGCGCGTGCCCTACCAGCCCGGCACACTCGAAGCGCGCGGCTACGTGAAGGGAAGAGTCGTGGCGAGCGACACGCGCGCGACGACCGGCGCTCCGACGGCCATCCAACTCGTGCCCGACCGAACCTCCATCGCGGCCGACGGCGAGGACCTGTCGGTGGTCGAGGTGCGCGTCGTGGACGCCCAGGGACGCATGGTCCCGACCGCCGACGACAAGATCACTTTTGTGATTTCGGGAGCCGGGCGCCTGCTCGGCGTGGGCAACGGCGATCCGAGCTGCCACGAATCGGACAAGCAGCCGGTGCGCAGTGCGTTCAACGGCAAGTGCGTGGCGATCGTGCAGGCGTCAAAGTCTCCGGGCGACCTGCGGATCACGGCGTCCGCGTCCGGACTCGCGTCGGGGTCCGCCGTCGTCACCTCCACCGCGGCGGTTCCGCGTCCTTCGGCCTGA
- a CDS encoding pyridoxal-dependent decarboxylase, with the protein MNPSDFSKHARAVVDWVAEYRAHIAERPVMARTTPGEIRAQLPPSPPEQGEPFDAMLRDFDTIIAPGITHWQSPDFFGYFPSGASLASVLGDYLSSGIGAVGLSWQACPALTELEEVVTDWMRQMVGLSDAWSGVIQDTASTSTLVALICARERATGYSLVHGGLQAERRPLTVYVSAHAHSSVDKAALLAGFGRDHVRLVPHDGGYAMRADALRELITADAAAGRNPCAVVATTGTTGTTAIDPVREIAAVAREYGLWLHVDAAMAGSAMIVPELRWMWEGVEAADSLVLNPHKWLGAVFDCSLYYVREPEHLVRVMSTNPSYLQSAADGRVTNYRDWGIPLGRRFRALKLWFLIREQGVVRLQARIRRDLENAKWLEAQVRAEPHWRVLAPVGLQTVCARHEPPGLGGEALDRHTLDWVDRINRSGDAYLTPSTLDGRWMVRVSIGAEATEREHVARLWTLMRETAGS; encoded by the coding sequence ATGAACCCTTCGGACTTCAGCAAACACGCACGCGCCGTGGTGGACTGGGTGGCCGAGTATCGGGCGCACATCGCCGAGCGGCCGGTCATGGCGCGCACCACGCCGGGCGAGATCAGGGCCCAGTTGCCGCCGTCGCCGCCGGAGCAAGGCGAGCCGTTCGACGCCATGCTCCGCGACTTCGACACGATCATCGCGCCGGGCATCACGCACTGGCAGTCGCCCGACTTCTTCGGGTACTTTCCCAGCGGCGCCTCGCTGGCCAGCGTGCTCGGCGACTACCTCAGCAGCGGCATCGGCGCGGTGGGCCTGTCGTGGCAGGCGTGCCCCGCGCTCACCGAACTCGAAGAGGTGGTCACCGACTGGATGCGCCAGATGGTCGGGCTCTCCGATGCGTGGAGCGGCGTCATCCAGGACACGGCGTCGACGAGCACCCTCGTGGCCCTCATCTGCGCGCGCGAGCGGGCCACCGGCTACTCGCTGGTCCACGGGGGGCTCCAGGCGGAGCGACGGCCGCTGACCGTATATGTGTCCGCTCATGCCCACAGTTCGGTGGACAAGGCGGCGCTGCTCGCCGGCTTCGGCCGCGACCACGTGCGCCTCGTACCCCACGACGGCGGGTACGCCATGCGCGCCGACGCGCTCCGCGAGTTGATTACAGCCGACGCGGCCGCGGGGCGGAATCCCTGCGCCGTGGTCGCCACCACCGGCACGACCGGCACCACGGCGATCGATCCGGTGCGGGAGATCGCCGCGGTGGCGCGCGAATACGGCCTCTGGCTGCACGTGGACGCCGCCATGGCGGGCTCGGCCATGATCGTGCCCGAGCTGCGCTGGATGTGGGAGGGCGTGGAAGCGGCCGACTCACTGGTGCTCAATCCGCACAAGTGGCTGGGCGCGGTGTTCGACTGCTCGCTGTACTACGTGCGCGAGCCCGAGCATCTCGTGCGCGTGATGTCCACCAATCCCAGCTATCTGCAGAGCGCCGCCGACGGACGCGTGACGAACTATCGCGATTGGGGCATTCCGCTGGGCCGGCGGTTCCGCGCGCTCAAGCTCTGGTTCCTGATCCGCGAACAGGGAGTGGTGAGACTCCAGGCACGCATCCGGCGCGACCTCGAGAACGCGAAGTGGCTGGAGGCGCAGGTGCGCGCCGAGCCGCACTGGCGCGTGTTGGCCCCCGTCGGGCTGCAGACCGTGTGCGCGCGCCACGAGCCGCCGGGGTTGGGCGGCGAGGCCCTCGACCGCCACACGCTCGACTGGGTGGACCGGATCAACCGCTCGGGGGACGCCTATCTGACGCCGTCGACGCTCGACGGGCGTTGGATGGTGCGGGTGTCGATCGGCGCCGAGGCCACGGAGCGCGAGCACGTGGCCCGCCTGTGGACGCTGATGCGCGAGACGGCTGGCAGCTGA
- a CDS encoding Uma2 family endonuclease: MGMSATTTHWTVEMRNALPDDGQRYEVIDGELFATAAPRMVHQVALGALHLILAPYLRERKVGFAILSPADVEFSDDTVVEPDLFVIPPVNGHRPKDWRTAGHMMLAIEILSPSTARLDRVRKRALYRREGVDEYWIVDVDAREVHRWRPGDERPEVLSKQLVWRPAGVADDATALTIDLESLFAEITDES; this comes from the coding sequence ATGGGTATGTCTGCGACGACGACCCACTGGACCGTGGAGATGCGCAATGCGCTGCCGGACGACGGCCAGCGCTACGAGGTCATTGACGGCGAGCTGTTCGCGACCGCGGCACCGCGCATGGTGCACCAGGTGGCGTTGGGCGCGTTGCACCTCATCCTCGCGCCATACCTCCGCGAGCGAAAGGTGGGGTTCGCCATCCTCTCGCCGGCCGACGTCGAATTCTCCGATGACACCGTGGTCGAGCCCGACCTGTTCGTGATTCCACCGGTGAACGGCCATCGCCCCAAGGATTGGCGCACGGCGGGCCACATGATGCTCGCCATCGAGATCCTGTCGCCAAGCACGGCGCGCCTCGACCGCGTGCGCAAGCGAGCCCTGTATCGGCGCGAAGGGGTAGACGAGTACTGGATTGTGGACGTGGATGCGCGCGAGGTGCACCGCTGGCGCCCGGGGGACGAGCGGCCGGAGGTACTGAGCAAGCAACTGGTGTGGCGGCCGGCGGGGGTGGCAGACGACGCGACGGCGTTGACGATTGATCTGGAATCGCTGTTCGCGGAAATCACTGACGAATCGTGA